A single region of the Halarcobacter mediterraneus genome encodes:
- a CDS encoding KH domain-containing protein, which yields MITNFIENYAKLIVSYPEEISISTNIVDETFTEITIKANSADIGKLIGKNGNMINALKTMANGCKAKDGISYKIQVVSV from the coding sequence ATGATTACTAATTTTATAGAAAACTATGCAAAACTTATTGTAAGTTACCCTGAAGAGATAAGCATCTCTACAAATATTGTAGATGAAACTTTTACTGAAATTACTATAAAAGCAAATAGTGCTGATATTGGTAAATTAATTGGTAAGAATGGTAATATGATAAATGCTCTTAAAACTATGGCAAATGGTTGTAAAGCAAAAGATGGAATATCTTACAAAATACAAGTTGTATCAGTATAA
- the rimM gene encoding ribosome maturation factor RimM (Essential for efficient processing of 16S rRNA) — MNDRIYVAKLGKAVGLKGHLRLFIESDFPEQFKKGTSFTTNKNLTLTIEEYNPNRDLVKFQDYNDVDTAKRLTNQFLYTTIEQTKNSCNLENNEYFWFDIINCNIKENNQDLGKVVEIHRYPLEDYLEIKTAEDLVKKNLPKTFLIPYNVDNYILNVDIKNKEIEVKNSYEILENS, encoded by the coding sequence ATGAATGATAGAATCTATGTTGCAAAATTAGGAAAGGCAGTAGGCTTAAAGGGTCATTTAAGACTTTTTATTGAATCTGATTTTCCTGAGCAATTTAAAAAAGGTACAAGTTTTACTACAAATAAAAATCTTACACTTACTATAGAAGAGTATAACCCTAATAGGGACTTAGTAAAATTCCAAGACTACAATGATGTTGATACAGCAAAAAGACTTACAAATCAATTTTTATATACAACAATAGAGCAAACAAAAAATAGTTGTAATTTAGAAAATAATGAATATTTTTGGTTTGATATTATTAATTGTAATATTAAAGAAAATAACCAAGATTTAGGTAAGGTGGTTGAAATTCATAGATATCCTTTAGAGGATTATCTTGAAATAAAGACGGCAGAAGATTTAGTTAAAAAGAACCTTCCAAAAACTTTTTTGATACCTTACAATGTTGATAACTATATTTTAAATGTAGATATAAAAAATAAAGAAATCGAAGTTAAAAACTCTTATGAAATACTAGAAAACTCTTAA
- the rpsP gene encoding 30S ribosomal protein S16, protein MTVIRLTRMGRNKKPFYRIVVTDSRKRRDSGWIESLGYYNPVVEPKVLKLDEDRYKYWLSVGAKPSERVKKLAEKK, encoded by the coding sequence ATGACAGTAATTAGATTAACAAGAATGGGTAGAAACAAAAAACCATTTTATAGAATCGTTGTAACAGATTCTAGAAAAAGAAGAGATTCTGGATGGATTGAATCACTTGGATATTATAATCCAGTTGTAGAACCAAAAGTTTTAAAATTAGATGAAGATAGATATAAATATTGGCTAAGTGTTGGTGCAAAACCATCTGAGAGAGTTAAGAAATTAGCTGAAAAAAAGTAA